TTGCTCTGTTATAAAAACCTGAAAAACAAGCGTGACTCGGAGCAGATTCTCTATTATATTTTTGATGATGAAGGGGATCTCGTTCAAAATGGTGAAATGGAACTGAAATACCCTGACAATCGCTTTCAGGTGGTCAGTCTTCGGGTGAGCAATAGTGGAAATATTTTTGTCCTGGGTAAATTTTTCCGCACAATCACGGTCAAAGAAGCAACTGATTTTCAATATGTGGTTTACCGGTACGATATCTCTCAGGGACAGGGCCGCGAAATTCAGATCGAACTGGGGGACCGCTACATCACCAATCTGGCTTTCAGGCTCGACCGCGATGAAAATATTTTTGTCGCCGGGTTTTACTCCAACCGCTCTACAGACCAGATTGCCGGTACTGTGCTTCAGCAGATTCGACCTGATGGGACAATAGCTCTTAACTCAAATGAAGCTTTTGATGAGGGATTTTTGAGAAATTATCTCTCCAATAGCCAGATTCAGAGAGGAAGGGAGTTGCGCAATTTTTATCTCGACTCCGAAAATGGCATTATTCTGCGTTCAGATGGCGGGGTACTGCTGATTGCAGAGAAATTTTACATCACCTACCAGTCCTACCGTGATCTCGCAGGGTATTGGGTGGATCGGGAAATTTACCACTATGAAGATGTGATCCTGACCTCCATTGACGGAAATGGAAATATCGAATGGCATGCAATTGTAGACAAAGCGCAGGAATCGGAATCGCCCACGGCACTTTCCTATTTTAATGCGATCAGTAGCCAGGGGTCTTATATTTTCTACGAATACAAACCCCGCAAACGCGATATCAACATATACTATAATACGATTGGTATGACCGGCCGTGTGTCTGAGCGCATTCCGCTGCTCAATGACTATAAGTTTGGTGACCAATTTTTTCCCCGATTCTGCGAGCAGATCAACAATGACGAGGCACTGATGGTCTATATGCAAAACCGGGGAAAGGTTCTCTCGGTAGTAAAAGTTAAGTTTGCCGGCTAAATGGGCGTGTTGATATCCCACGATTCGAGGATATCGGCGACTTTTTTGACAAATCTTCCTCCCAGTGCGCCGTCGACAACGCGGTGGTCATAAGAGTGTGAGAGGAACATTTTCTGGCGAATGGCAATCATATCACCCGTCGGGGTTTCGACCACGGCGGGTATTTTTCTTATAGCACCGGTAGCGAGAATGGCCACTTGTGGCTGCATGATGATGGGTGTCCCCATGACATTGCCAAATGTGCCGACATTGGAAATCGTATAAGTGCCGCCTTCCAGTTCGTCGGGCTTGAGTTTATTGATGCGCGCCCGGTTGGCCAGATCATTGACTGCGGCAGAAAGTCCGGCAAGATTTAATCTGTCGGCATGTCGTATCACCGGTACGATCAGGTTGTCGGTTGGGAGAGCCACGGCCACGCCGATATTAATATCTTTTTTGACCAGGATTTTATCGCCGTCAACAGAAATATTCACCATAGGATGTTCACGCAGGGCGCGGGCAACCGCCATAATGAAAATCGGGGTATAGGTGAGTTTTTCGTTGTATCGGGCCTCAAAGGCATTTTTTACCTTGTTTCGCCATACGGTGATATTGGTAACATCTGCTTCTACAAATGAAGTGACATGTGCAGAGACATGTTTGGAGTTTACCATATTCTGCGCAATCAGCTTGCGCATGCGATCCATCTCAATGATGTCGTATTCTCCTGAATGAGAAAATGTGATAGCGGGTGCCTTGGCTACTACCGGCTGGGCAGCAGAAATTGCTGTGGTTGCTGCAACCGGAGTTACTACCGGTGCTGCAGATCGCTCACTGACATAAGCCAGAATATCTTTTTTTGTCACTCTGCCGTCCCGCCCGGAGCCGGGGATAGTTTCCAGTTCCCCCATTGTGATGCCCTCAGTCCGGGCAATATTGAGCACAAGTGGCGAGTAAAAACGGTCGCTTGCCGAACCAGACAATGAAACAGTCTCAGCAACAGGCTGATCAACTGGTAAGAAAGGTACACCCGATCCTGCAGAAACAAGTTCTTTTTTTGCTTCTTCAAATGTGGGATGCCCGTTTCCATTGCCGGGATTATCTTCTTCGGTCTCTGTTTCGATGACAGCAATGACCGTACCTACCGCCACGACATCTCCTTCTTTAAACCGCTGCTCCAACAATTTCCCATCAACGGGTGAAGGAACTTCGGAGTCAACTTTATCTGTCGCAATTTCCAGTACGGTTTCTTCCTGCTCGATCGGGTCGCCGATTTTTTTCGTCCAGCTGAGGATCGTCGCTTCAATTATACTTTCGCCCATTTTGGGCATGATAAGCTCAAATTTTGCCATAACTTCTTCTTCTTGATACAATCGTATTTTCCGGCAATCTTTCAAAAACAGATGTTATGTTGAATCTGTTTCAAAAATGAAATCTCAAAGCTACTCAAAAATCATACGTTACTCAAAACGAGTACGGACATTTTTCAAACATAACTTCAGCGCTTCATTGGCAGCTCGTTCTATATTAACGTTTCTTTTGTAAATAAAATCAACATGATGTGAGTCTACACCAAATCGATCGGAATATCCGAGCCAGGCATGGGGGCGGGTTTCTCCATCCTGCTCGGCAAGCCCTGTGGTTGCGATCCCAATATCTGCTCCAAGGAGTTTTCTCACACCTTCTGCCATTGCGATTGCTACAGCTTCTGACACTACATTATTTCTCTCAATCATATCGCCGGGGATGCCCAATACCTGAATTTTTACAGGAACGGCATAAGCGGTGACCGAACCTCTGAAAAAACTGGAGGCGCCGGAAATGGACACAATCATCGCTGAAATTATACCGCCGGTTAGGCTTTCTGCTACCGCCAGCGTCAATTCTTTTTTCTGAAAAATGTCTGCGATTTCTTTGGGCAGAGGCTGTTCTCCCAAAGCATAAATTTCGTGGGCAAACAGATCTTTTACTAATTGTGCGCTTTGGTCAAGTGCGGCTTCGGCACTGGCGGCCTCGTTTTCAGGAACCTGTGTAAACAACTCCAGCCAGAGACCGTCATTGCGGGGCAGGTAAGCGATTTCGATAGAACCGGGAATCTGCGGCTCTATGGTTTCCATACGCTCCGCAGCTACAGACTCGGGCACTCCCGTGATTCTGACGGTACGATGGAGAAATGCCTGTACCGGAAAATGTGCCTGCATCTGTGGAATGACCCCATGTTCCAGCATATGAAGCATTTCAAAAGGTACTCCCGGCATGGAAAAGAGCAGTTTCCCTTCCCGATGAAACATCATCCCCGGGGCCGTTCCCTGCGTGTTGGGTACTACCTGACATACATCCGGAACCATAGCCTGAAGGCGTGTCAGATGAGTCATCGGCCGGTTTCGGCTGGCATATCGTTCTTCAAGAAAAGTAAGCGTAGGCTGATGCTCTACGAGTGTGCTGTCAAACAACTCTGCAAGGGTGTGTTTGGTAATATCGTCTTTGGTTGGACCTAATCCTCCCGAAACAAGGACAATATCGTTTTGCGCCAGCTCCGCTTCAACCGTATCGCGGATGGCTTCGCGGGTGTCGGCAATCGCAACGACCCTGTCCAGAGAATATCCATTTTTCCTGAGAATCAGTCCGGCTTCTGCGGCATTTGTATTGACAATACGGCCCTTCAGCAATTCTGTACCGATCGTGATCATCGAAACCTTCGTCATAAAAAATACTTTAGTCAAACAACTTTTTTTCCCGCTTGAAGTTAGAATTTAGTATCACGAATAAAAACAGATGAAATCAATGTTTTTTCTTTTACCCTCAATTTTTTTCATCAGCTTTTTCGGTTGTGTGAATCCTCCGGAACCCGTGCTGACCAAATCAGAATCTGATACCATGCAGGTAGTTTCCTTTCCGCAAACCTACCTTGCATTGGGCGATTCTTATACGATCGGACAAAATGTACCGGAGTCTTCCCGTTGGCCGGTACAGCTTCGCGATTCTTTGGTTGCTTTGGGGATAGAACTGCAAAAGCCGGAGATTGTTGCCAGAACAGGCTGGACTACTGACGAACTGATCGAAGCGATACGAAAAACGCCGCTGGCTGATACTTTTGGAATGGTTTCCCTGCTGATTGGGGTGAATAACCAGTATCGTGGATATCCTATTGCCAAATACGAGACGGAGTTTGGGCGCTTGTTGGATACTGCGCTGGGATTTGCCGGAGAAGATCTCAACTGTGTTTTGTGCTGTCTATACCAGACTATGGAGTTACGCCGTTTGCGGCAGGCCGGAATCCCGCCAAAATCGCAGAAGAGATAGACAATTATAATCTGATGGCAAAAAATATCTGCGAACAGCGGGGCGTCCGGTTTTTTGATATCACAGAAATCTCCCGGCTTGCCAAGGACGATCCGGAACTGGTAGCCAGCGACGGGCTTCATCCTTCGGGTAAAATGTATACAGAATGGGTAAAGCTGATTTTGCCGGAAGTTAAAGCTATACTAAAGTGAAACCTGACGCTCAATCACCGCCTCTACCAGCACGCGCGTCGGTTGGTTGAGATCGAGTCCAAGGCTCTCCTCAAGCCCCACCCAATGGTACGCGTAGGCTTCGTCGTTGAGGATAACTTCGGTAGAATGGGTCCTGGCCGTAAAGTTTATCAGCAGAAAATGGCTTGGCCGGTAAAATTCGGGGTGGTTGTAGGCATCCTGAATCAGGATAAACTCTAAATCGAAGATGTCCAGATTGGTTTCCTCTTTGGCTTCACGGATAAATGCCGCCTCCATCGTTTCTCCGTATTCCATCTTTCCGCCCGGTGTGCCGAGAAGATCCGACCATTTGTGAGTACGTACCAATAGAATTTTTCCCTCCGGATTAAAAATCAGTCCGCCAACCGTAGCCAGAGGACGCGGGGCTGGTAACTTTTCGTATTCCATATTCAGTTGTCGGTTTTTTCCAGTGTCCAGGACGACTCGCTGATTTTTTCTCCGTCCTCACCAAAGTAAACCGAATACTCCCTGATAATTGTTTCGGATTCCCAGATATAAATATGCTGACCTGCCGGCGTCTGGCCTCCTGCTATGTATTCTGTCAGTAGCAGCTTGTTTTCGTTTTCAAATGTACCTTTCCCTATATGGACAAACGTCCCGGTCATTTCTACCACTTTTGAGTGATTTTTGGTAACTCCCAGTTTGTAGATAATCTTACTGTTGGGTTCGTAAACCAGCATCTCTGAGCCATCAGAAAGAAAGGGAATACGTCCCTGGTCGGTAATAAAGGTCTTATTTCCCTTGTATTCGCAGATCATGGAGAGCCCGTCTGCTCCTTCCCGGCATACTACTTCCAGGGTAATGGACTTCGGGTCAATGCCATCAGGAACAGGTTCAGATTTGAGGCTGCCTGGCACCATTTTCCACGTACCATGAAAGCGGCGCAACGGATTGCTCTCCACTGTCTGCTGTTGGGGTTGGAAAATTGTCATCCAGACAGCAACCAAAAATAAAGGATGTAAAGTCATAATTCCGGGTTATTCATTGGGCGCCATTCCAACCAGCTTCATCTCTTTGATCAGATAACCGGCGCCGGCAAATTTGTCTATCACAAACAGCACATATCGAATATCCACACTGATATTGCGGCACTGGTTGATATCGTAATTGACATCGCTCATGGTTCCTTCCCAGTTCCGGTCAAAATTGAGTCCTACCAACTGCCCTTCGCCGTTGATCACAGGACTACCGGAATTTCCGCCGGAAGTGTGATTGGACCCGATAAAACACACCCGCAACTCTCCATCTTTATGGGCATAAGGTCCAAAGTCTTTGGCATGGTAAAGGTCAACCAGCCTGGATGGAATATCAAAATCATAGTCTCCAGGGATGCCTTTTTCTACAATTCCGCCGAGGGTGGTGTAATATTTATAGTTCACCCCATCATTGGGTTTCATGCCCTGTACTTTGCCATAGGTAACGCGCAGGGTGAGATTGGCATCAGGATAAAAAGGCTCTTCAGGAAAAACTTCCCGGAGGGCTTTCATATACGTGCGGTTGAGTTGTTCGACTTTCTGATTTAGAGAGGTGTACTGTGGTGCGAAGCGGAAATAATTTTGATACAGACTCGACATCAGGCCGAAGGCTGGGTCGCTTTGTATAGCTTCTGCATCGAAGTTGTTGAGCAACTCATTAAAACTGCGCTCAGAGGTAAACTTGCTGTTGTCAAAAACATAGGTGGCATAGGCCTGAAAATCTCCGCCAAAACGCTCATTGATTACGGGAATCAGAGCGGGCAATTCGTCTTCACTAAAATATTTGAAATAGGATTCCAGGATCAGCCCCATCGTCTCCCGGTCTATATCGGGATTGTAATCCCTGAAAAACTTCCGTCCATAGCGCCGGAGTTTTTCTATTTCCTCTTCTTTCCGCTCATCATTGCGGGTTTCGAGGATTTCACCCAGGCCTTCTGCCAGTTTCCACGCGACATCCATCAGTTCGATCTGGTCACCGCCTTCCTGGAAAAACAGCATTTGTTTTAGGGCGGGGGTCAGTTGTTGATAGTAGGATTCGTAATCAGAGAGGATATTGCCGTAGTTTTTTTGCCAGTCGGGATTGGCATTGATCCGGCGCATGAATTCCTGTTCAAATATTTGTTTGTTTTCAACAGTATGGTTGCGGGTCAGCCCCCTGACTTCGCCTTTCCATTTCGTATATCCATTGCTGATACTTTTTTCCTTATTTGCGTATTGCAGGCGGATAGCGTCGCTTTTTTTCATTTCGCGATTTAATACCCGGAGTCGTTTCTCCCGTAGATCAATGCGTATCGGGTCCTGTACATTTACGATCATGTCTACGGCATAAGATGGGAGGTATTGCTGTGTGCTTCCGGGAAAACCATACACCATCGTAAAATCACCTTCTTCCACCCCTTCCATAGATATGGGGAGGAAATGGCGGGGTTTGAGCGGAATATTCTGCGGGGAATAGTCGGCGGGTTTTCCATCGGGACCGGAATATACACGGAAGACGGAAAAATCGCCATTGTGCCGGGGCCATAACCAGTTGTCTGCTTCTCCGCCAAATCTCCCGATCGAAATAGGCGGGGCGCCTACCAGGCGCACATCCGAAAATTCTTCCATGACAAACATGTAATACTCGTTGCCATAGTAGAATGGTTTGATCTCTGCTTTGTAGTGGGTATTTTGAACGGCTTCTGCCCTGATTGAGGCAATTCTTTCCGCAATCAGCGTTTTCCGGCTTTCTTCATCTGCTGCCTGGTCAATGTCTTTCAGTACCTTTTGGGTTACATCTTCCATTCTTACGATAAAGGTAACCGTCAGTCCGGGGTTAGTAATTTCCTCTTCCCGGCTCATCGCCCAGAAACCATTTTTTGTAAGGTCTTTTTCCAGCGTACTGTGTTTTTGTATATAGCTGAATCCGCAGTGGTGATTGGTCAGCAGCAAGCCTTCGGCAGAGACCATCTCGCCTGTACAGCCTCCGCCAAATCTGACAATGGCATCTTTAAGACTGGACTTGTTGATACTGTAAATATCTTCAGCTGTGATTTTCATTCCCATTGCCTGCATTTCCGCCTCATTGGCTTGCAGCAGCAGTGGCAACCACATCCCTTCACCCGCAAATACCGGAAGGGAAAGAAATAGAATAAATAATAAGTGTATGAACCGTTGGAAGCGCATGGTAAATTGATTAATGTGCACGGCACAAGTTAATCATTTCACTGCTAATCAGCCTAAATACTAACTGGTCAATCGTGGGAAAAGCAGGGAAGTATCGCCATAACTTAAAAATCGATAGTTATTTTGAAGGGCTTCTGCATAGATTTTTTTCCAGTCATCTCCCACCAGTGCCGCTACGAGCAGCATGAGCGTTGTCTCCGGCATGTGGAAATTGGTCATGAGGGCATCGCATACATGAAAGGGATATCCGGGCAGAATCAAAATTTGTGTTTCCCCTGTCCACTGATGCATATGGTGACTTTTCATAAAATCGGACACTGCGCGCAGGGCGGTTTTCCGGTCGGGCAGTACATGTTTTTCCTGATCGTAGGGTTCCAGTTTGCCGACGAAAAATGGCTTGTCAGGGTCTGCGGTTTTTCCGCGAAGCAATTGTAGGCCCAGCCAATAAATGCTTTCCAGCACGCGCATGGAGGTGGTCCCTACGGGTATCATCTTGCCCGGATGGTTGCTCAGTCTTTCGATTACATCGGGGTAGATGATCATTTGCTCTTTGTGCATGTCGTGGTCCACAACTTTGTCGTGTTTCACGGGCAGGAAAGTCCCGGCACTCACATGCAGTGTTACAAATTCGAGCCCTATACCTTTATCTTTGAGGGAGTTGAGTACGGATTCTGTAAAATGCAATCCCGCTGTAGGAGCGGCTACGGCTCCTTCCTGGTTGGCATAGACCGTCTGGTATTGTTCGCTGTCTTCATCATCCGCTTTCCGGTTGATATAGGGCGGCAGTGGCATTTCGCCGAGATGATGGAGGATGTCTGCAAAAGGAATATTTTCCGGCATCCAGGAAAGTTTTACCAGATTTTGTTGTCTGTCAAGCAGTTGGGCGAACAAGATTGTTTCTTCTCCTGCAATGGAAAAAGGTTGCCGGAGAATTTCTCCCTCTTTCCATCTTTTTTTCCTTCCTATGGCGCATGACCAGACACATTCGCTGGTAGCCTGCATAGCCTGATTTACTTCGTGAGGGGTATGAGGATTGAGCAGGAAAATTTCAATCAGCGCGCCAGATTCCCTATGAAAAAACAGCCTGGCCCGGATTACCTTCGTATCATTGAAGACCAGCAGCGTATCTGGCGAAAGTATTTCCGGAATCTGAAAAAATATCTGATGGGAAATCTCTCCTTCTCTGCAGACCAGAAGTTTCGACTGGTCCCGCTGTGCCAGCGGATGCTGGGCAATACGATCTTCAGGCAGGTCGTAGTGATAATCGGAGAGGAGGATATGGTCCAGGTAGTCGATAGATCTTGAGGTTTTTATGTCCGCAAAATTAATACTTTCCTGCAATTTTTTTGTCTGTGGAAGACAAAAACAAAAACTTCAAAGCTCCAGATCTTTTCGCCCGAAACTTTGAAGTTGGATTGTGTGAGAATCAATTATTCCCCAATAAATCAGCGTTCTTTACAGGGGTAAATCAAGCAGGATTCTTTGTCTTTATCAATATTTCGGGAATTGCGAATGCTGTGGGAGGTGTTATATTTTTGAGTTTTTGTGAGAGAAAATTGGAGGTTCGCCAAAAAAAAACGAATGATTCGCATTTTGCGACTTTTTGCGTCACTTATCAACATGTAAGGATTTTCCCAACTTTATCCCTGCTGAAACAATTCGGGTTTACCAATCACACTGCAAATAGGGCATTTGTGCGGATCGTGTCCCCTGGCCGGGCAATATTCCCTGCCGAAGTAGATTATCTGAAGGTGAAGTTTGTTCCAGCTTTCGCGGGGAAATATTCGTTTTGCATCAGCTTCGGTCTGGACAACATTTTTTCCGTTGCTGAGCGTCCATCGATCCATCAGCCGGTGAATATGCGTGTCCACAGGAAATGCTGGCTCCCCAAAGGCTTGTGACATGACGACGGAAGCGGTTTTATGGCCTACACCGGGCAGTGCTTCGAGTTCCTCATAGGTTTGGGGTACATGGCCCGCATATTTCTCTATCAGTATTTTTGACAGGTTGGAAATGGCTTTGGATTTGGTAGGCGAAAGACCACAGGGTTTAATGATTTCGCGGATTTCATCCACATCAACCTCCGCCATTGTGAAAGGATCCCCTGCGCGGGCAAACAGGTGCGGTGTTACCTGATTGACACGCACATCTGTGCATTGGGCAGAAAGAAGTACGGCCACGAGCAGCGTATAGGGATCTGTATGTTCCAGGGGAATAGGCGTTTCCGGATACAACCGGTCCAGGGTATCTATTACAAATTGAGCCTTTTCCTGTTCAGTCATAAGTCATGTTTTATGTTGGTAACACTACTTTCCGCCAGCCGCAGGCAGGATTCGCGCAAATAGTAAATTTCACTCCTCCTCTTCCTGAATTTTCCTCCCGATCTGGTCAATCATATTATCTGTTTCAAGGGTGTTTTTTTCCTGAAGCGATTTTTTGAAAAAATAAAAAACCATCCGGGCCAGGGCGATACCAACTACCACACCGATAATAAAAGCCTTGTATTCCAGCACATAAACCCAGACAAAAACAACCCCGATTTCGATCGGCCACCAGATGGCAATGGTGCCCAGCACCCATTTCAGCGGACGTTCGCCTTTTGCGATTGCCAGCTTGTAGATATCCTGGCAATGGAAAAAAGTGCGCAGCAGTTCGAGACAGATGACGAAAACGACGATGAGTGTATTCAATATGCCAATGATTGATCCCTATCCGTACGAATGCCAAAAATTACGTCTTTTTTTGACTTCGGGCAACTTTGGTTATTCGACCTTAACCATTACTTGCGGACTTAACCCCGACTCTCTTCCATTGGGATAAATGACCTTTACCGTGTATTCATAAATCTGCCCCGGGCGGATCTGTCTGTCGGCAATTTTCTGCTCTCCTTGTGTGAGGTTGGCCAGCGTGATAAAATTGCCGCCATTCACTGCACGGTATACAGCATACCGGAATTTTCCAGAATACGGATACTGCCAGGAGATATCTATTTGGTTTTTTTGGGTGTTGAGACTGGCAGAAAGCAACCTTACCGGAGGTTTAATGGAAAAGTCCACTGCTTTCAGATAGAGCGGGTAAGCCTCCTCTGAACTCAAACCATCATCATCAATCGCCATAATAGAATATTCATAGTGTTTGCCCGGTTCAATCAAGCTGTCGGTAAATACAGGGAGATAGTTTTTTCCGGGGAAAATCGCCATCTGTTCCCACTCCTGTCCAGCTTCTCTGCGGAACAGAAGGTGCATCGCCACATCTTCGCTGGTGCTGGAAATCCATTCAATGCGAATAAACCCGTTGCCCACGAGATAGTCGCTAAATACAGGCGGAGAAGGCGGAATGAGGTCGGGCCTTTTGAGCTTGAGTATTTGGGAGAATGGCGAATAGTTGTAGTTTGCATCGACGGCTACGACCCTGTAAAACGCATTTTCTGTCAGCGTTTTAATCATAATCGTATCATAAAAAACAGTATCGCGCCAGGGGCTGTCTGTGATCCGGGCAAATACATGGTCTTCGGCGTTGGCATAAAAAACCTCATAGCCGATAATATCCTTTTCCGGCCCGAGGTTCCACCTCATTGTAACCACCCCGTTGGTGTCCACTTTGCCCGTGAGACCCACGGGCGGGGCGGGTGGAAGGCTGTCCACGATCAGGCCATAAATGGCCATGGAAACCTGCCCGTTTCCGGCGGTATCTTTGCTGGCGACGACATAAAAATTGGCTGTAAGCGGGTTGGCGGTTTGGTCGGTGAAAGATCTTGCAGCCGGTGGAAGCGGCTGCTCCGTCAACGGCAGAAAGCCGTTGATCGCATTGTCGCTGCGACCGACATAAAAACCTTCCATATCACCAGGGATATCGGGCATCTCCCAGGTGATCTTCACCTGGTTGCCCCCCAAAGCAGTTGCTTTGAGGTTGATGGGAGCCGGAGGCGGTGTCCGGTCCCGCCCCATGGCGGAGATGGGCGCTGAAGGTTCGCTCAGCT
The DNA window shown above is from Bacteroidia bacterium and carries:
- a CDS encoding S46 family peptidase, encoding MRFQRFIHLLFILFLSLPVFAGEGMWLPLLLQANEAEMQAMGMKITAEDIYSINKSSLKDAIVRFGGGCTGEMVSAEGLLLTNHHCGFSYIQKHSTLEKDLTKNGFWAMSREEEITNPGLTVTFIVRMEDVTQKVLKDIDQAADEESRKTLIAERIASIRAEAVQNTHYKAEIKPFYYGNEYYMFVMEEFSDVRLVGAPPISIGRFGGEADNWLWPRHNGDFSVFRVYSGPDGKPADYSPQNIPLKPRHFLPISMEGVEEGDFTMVYGFPGSTQQYLPSYAVDMIVNVQDPIRIDLREKRLRVLNREMKKSDAIRLQYANKEKSISNGYTKWKGEVRGLTRNHTVENKQIFEQEFMRRINANPDWQKNYGNILSDYESYYQQLTPALKQMLFFQEGGDQIELMDVAWKLAEGLGEILETRNDERKEEEIEKLRRYGRKFFRDYNPDIDRETMGLILESYFKYFSEDELPALIPVINERFGGDFQAYATYVFDNSKFTSERSFNELLNNFDAEAIQSDPAFGLMSSLYQNYFRFAPQYTSLNQKVEQLNRTYMKALREVFPEEPFYPDANLTLRVTYGKVQGMKPNDGVNYKYYTTLGGIVEKGIPGDYDFDIPSRLVDLYHAKDFGPYAHKDGELRVCFIGSNHTSGGNSGSPVINGEGQLVGLNFDRNWEGTMSDVNYDINQCRNISVDIRYVLFVIDKFAGAGYLIKEMKLVGMAPNE
- a CDS encoding S-adenosylmethionine:tRNA ribosyltransferase-isomerase, yielding MQESINFADIKTSRSIDYLDHILLSDYHYDLPEDRIAQHPLAQRDQSKLLVCREGEISHQIFFQIPEILSPDTLLVFNDTKVIRARLFFHRESGALIEIFLLNPHTPHEVNQAMQATSECVWSCAIGRKKRWKEGEILRQPFSIAGEETILFAQLLDRQQNLVKLSWMPENIPFADILHHLGEMPLPPYINRKADDEDSEQYQTVYANQEGAVAAPTAGLHFTESVLNSLKDKGIGLEFVTLHVSAGTFLPVKHDKVVDHDMHKEQMIIYPDVIERLSNHPGKMIPVGTTSMRVLESIYWLGLQLLRGKTADPDKPFFVGKLEPYDQEKHVLPDRKTALRAVSDFMKSHHMHQWTGETQILILPGYPFHVCDALMTNFHMPETTLMLLVAALVGDDWKKIYAEALQNNYRFLSYGDTSLLFPRLTS
- a CDS encoding CinA family nicotinamide mononucleotide deamidase-related protein — translated: MTKVFFMTKVSMITIGTELLKGRIVNTNAAEAGLILRKNGYSLDRVVAIADTREAIRDTVEAELAQNDIVLVSGGLGPTKDDITKHTLAELFDSTLVEHQPTLTFLEERYASRNRPMTHLTRLQAMVPDVCQVVPNTQGTAPGMMFHREGKLLFSMPGVPFEMLHMLEHGVIPQMQAHFPVQAFLHRTVRITGVPESVAAERMETIEPQIPGSIEIAYLPRNDGLWLELFTQVPENEAASAEAALDQSAQLVKDLFAHEIYALGEQPLPKEIADIFQKKELTLAVAESLTGGIISAMIVSISGASSFFRGSVTAYAVPVKIQVLGIPGDMIERNNVVSEAVAIAMAEGVRKLLGADIGIATTGLAEQDGETRPHAWLGYSDRFGVDSHHVDFIYKRNVNIERAANEALKLCLKNVRTRFE
- a CDS encoding NUDIX domain-containing protein, whose product is MEYEKLPAPRPLATVGGLIFNPEGKILLVRTHKWSDLLGTPGGKMEYGETMEAAFIREAKEETNLDIFDLEFILIQDAYNHPEFYRPSHFLLINFTARTHSTEVILNDEAYAYHWVGLEESLGLDLNQPTRVLVEAVIERQVSL
- a CDS encoding dihydrolipoamide acetyltransferase family protein; amino-acid sequence: MAKFELIMPKMGESIIEATILSWTKKIGDPIEQEETVLEIATDKVDSEVPSPVDGKLLEQRFKEGDVVAVGTVIAVIETETEEDNPGNGNGHPTFEEAKKELVSAGSGVPFLPVDQPVAETVSLSGSASDRFYSPLVLNIARTEGITMGELETIPGSGRDGRVTKKDILAYVSERSAAPVVTPVAATTAISAAQPVVAKAPAITFSHSGEYDIIEMDRMRKLIAQNMVNSKHVSAHVTSFVEADVTNITVWRNKVKNAFEARYNEKLTYTPIFIMAVARALREHPMVNISVDGDKILVKKDINIGVAVALPTDNLIVPVIRHADRLNLAGLSAAVNDLANRARINKLKPDELEGGTYTISNVGTFGNVMGTPIIMQPQVAILATGAIRKIPAVVETPTGDMIAIRQKMFLSHSYDHRVVDGALGGRFVKKVADILESWDINTPI
- the nth gene encoding endonuclease III encodes the protein MTEQEKAQFVIDTLDRLYPETPIPLEHTDPYTLLVAVLLSAQCTDVRVNQVTPHLFARAGDPFTMAEVDVDEIREIIKPCGLSPTKSKAISNLSKILIEKYAGHVPQTYEELEALPGVGHKTASVVMSQAFGEPAFPVDTHIHRLMDRWTLSNGKNVVQTEADAKRIFPRESWNKLHLQIIYFGREYCPARGHDPHKCPICSVIGKPELFQQG